The sequence below is a genomic window from Chondrinema litorale.
TAAGTTGAGAAGCGCAGAAAATTAGTCTTCTAGAAGTTCCAGTACATCTTCTTCAAGTTCATCTGCTGGGTTAAGGTTTAATGTAAATGCTAAAAAGTAATGTGTTGAATCCATAACTCTTTGCCAGTTGCCAGATACAATTTCAGAACAGATAACATGTTCTTTGGCATCTTCAAAAGCAACTTTCTGTTTTAAGTTTTCAGGAGTGCCCAATTCGTCAAACATTTCTAGCATGGCAGGTACAGAAACTACCTTGTCTTGGTTTTCTTCATCCTTATAGTAATAACCTAAAAACACGGGGCATTTTATTTCATTAAAAATTGCAGGTTTCATAATGGCTTCATTTAAGCTAACTAGGTTTACTACAGCTTCGAGTCTGTATTGAGTTGTCCAGAATTGTTTCTGCATTTCGTTTTTTGTAGTAATGTTCACTATGTCTGAACCTGTAACCATTTGGCCGATTTGTAAACCCCAAGGCAAGTTTAGCAGATGAATATCGTCATCGTAAAAATCTACAAGAGGAGAGTAGAGAATAAGGGCTTCTATTAAGTCTGGATTTTTAGCTGCGAGATAGATTGCAAGCATACCACCTGCAGAAGTTCCCATTACAATTACTTTTTCACCAATTTGTTTTCCTACTTTAATCGCTTCTTTGGCAGACTCAATATATGCTTCAGAGTTAAAATCTAGTAGTGCATTTTTTTCATCAATACCATGTTTGTAAAGCCTAGGTACATATAAATTACAACCAAAATATTGGGCTGTTTTTCTGTGAACAGGATTGCCTTCTCCATACGATGCTGAAAAACCATGTAGGTAAACTATACTATACGGTGTCTTTTCTTTAGTTTCAGGGTTTTTCCAAAATATTTTGGATTCGTTTTTATCTTTTAAGCCTGTAATTGTGGCTTCTTTATCTGTTATTTGCTTATCGAGCTCATTAGGCACTATTTCTTTTATATCAGAAATTTTTGGGTTTAGGTTAGAGACATTTGGCCGGTTACCCATAAAAAAAATTATAGCTAATAATAAAATTACTACCGGTATTAACAGCCATATTTTGTTCTTCATATTTTAAGTATGATTGATAAAACTTAAAATTAATGTTTTAAGCTTAATTTAGAATCATTAGCTAACCTTAGCGCTCAAATATTTCAAAATTCAATTAAGTGATTAGCTTTGTATATCAGTAATATGTATTCAAAGTAAAAACAATATGAACTAAATTTGCTAAGCAAGCAAATACTTAATTCAATAAATGACAAGGTACTACAAAACAGTAAACATAAATACTGCTATTCAAAAAGGGCTGAGAGGATCTGTTTTAGTGATTTATACCGGTGGCACCATTGGTATGGATTACGATGAACAAACTGGCAGTTTAATTCCTTTCGATTTTGAGAAAGTAATTGAAAAGGTTCCAGAATTAAAAAGATTCGAATTTCAGCTCACAGTATTATCTTTTAGTAAACTCATAGATTCTTCTGACATAAATATTAACCATTGGTTGGAGTTATCGAGAATTATTTATGATTTTTATGATGATTATGATGGGTTTATTATTTTGCACGGAACAGATACAATGGCATATTCTGCATCTGCTTTGAGTTTTTTGTTGCAAAATTTGTCAAAACCTGTAATATTTACAGGTGCGCAATTACCAATAGGTGCTTCACGAACAGACGCGAGAGATAATTTGGTAACCGCACTAGAAATAGCTTCAGCTAAGCACGAAGGCAAAGCGCTTATTCCTGAAGTATGTATTTATTTTGACCATTTGTTGCTGAGAGGTAACAGGGCTAAAAAAGTACAGAATTTTAATTTCACAGCTTTTGAATCGGCAAACTATCCGGCGTTGGCAGTAGCTGGCATCCATATCGAATACAACCTAGCTCTTATAAAAGAACAAGCAGATCAACCATTGAAAATTTATAATAAGATGGATAATAATATTGCTGTTCTAAAAATTTTTCCTGGGATTACATATAATATGATGAAACCTTTACTAGACAATCCAAATATTAAAGGTGTAATTCTAGAAACTTTTGGCTCGGGTAATGCGCCAACTTCATCTTGGTTTTTAAATTTGATTTCAGAAACCATAGAAAAAGGAATACATGTATTAAATGTTTCTCAGTGTAGTGGGGGAAGTGTAGCGCAAGGGAAATATATTACCAGTAAATATTTAGAGGATTTGGGAGTGATTGGAGCGGCAGATATGACCTTTGAAGCAGCTATAACGAAGATGATGTTTGTGCTGGGTAATAATACAGATAATGATGTAATAAAAGAATTATTAGTGAATCCTATGGTAGGAGAATGTAGCTAATAATGATGGATGTGTTGTAATCAAATGTAAGTTTTAGAAGAAATAGGCTATATTTTTCCAGTAATAATCCAATTAATATTTAGAAAATTAATATTTGGAAAATTTGCAACAACTATTTTTTATTAATTTATTTGCACAATCCGAAGATAAAGTTAGATACAGTTAATGGGGTTTATGTACCTTTTATTCTTTTTTTAATGTATCTTTTTTGTATTTTTGGATTGCATAGTAAAATGGAGAGGTGGCCGAGTGGTCGAAGGTGCTCGCCTGGAAAGCGAGTGTGCCCCGCAACGGGCACCAAGGGTTCGAATCCCTTTCTCTCCGCAAGATTTATTTATATAAGTCTTCATTTTAAACATTTTGGCTTTCATTGTACACTTTAATTGAACATTAAACATTAGGTTATGAAAAAATTATTCTCGTTATTATTTCTGCTTTGTGCTTTAACTTTCGGACTAACTTCAGTTTCTACAGCACAGGACGAAACAGCTACAGAAGATACTACTGCTATGGCAGATGATTCAACTGCTGTTTCTACTACTGAAACTGCTAGCACAATGGAAGAAGAAGCTCCTATAGTTGAGGAGGAAGAAGCAGAACCTCAAACTTTCCACCAGATTGTAAAAGAAAAATTCATTGAAGGTGACTGGAGATTTATGAGCCCAGTATTATTATGTCTTATCTTAGGATTGGCAATCGCTCTTGAAAGAATTATTTCTTTAAACCTTGCAACTACAAACACTAAAAAATTAGTTGCTCAAGTAGACCAAGCTATCACCGAAGGTGGTATCGAAGCTGCTGCAAACGTTACAAAATCAACTAAAGGTCCAGTTGCTTCTATCTTTACTCAAGGTCTTATGAGAATGTCAGAAGGTATCGAAATGGTTGAGAAATCAATTATTGCTTACGGTTCTGTAGAAATGGGTAAATTAGAAAAAGGTCTTGTATGGATCTCTCTTTTCATCTCTTTGGCTCCGATGTTAGGTTTCATGGGTACTGTAATTGGTATGATTGGTGCATTCGACGCTATCGAAGCTGCTGGTGATATTTCTCCATCTCTTGTTGCTGGTGGTATTAAAGTAGCACTTTTAACAACTGTTGCTGGTCTTATCGTTGCGATTATTCTTCAATTATTCTACAACTATTGTGTTGCTAAAGTTGACTCTTTAGTAAATGAAATGGAAGATGCTTCTATCTCTTTCGTAGACGTATTAGTGAAGCATAAAGTAGCTGCTAACAGCTAATTATTAAGCCTGAATACAGGTGCTTTCATTGTAGAATTAATTGAATTTATAAATAATTATGGAAGAATTTATTTCATCATATTTACTACCAGCATCTTATGTGTTGGTAGTATTAGCCGCAGCAGGTTCTATCCTGATGCCACTTATTAAATCAATAGGAGATCCTAAAAGTTTAGTTGGAACACTCGTAGGACTTGGTATTCTATTAGTATTATTCCTAATCGGTTATTCTATAGCTGGTAACGAGGTTACTCCAAAATACATGGAATTTGATGTGGATGCTTCTATGTCTAAATTCATCGGTGGTGTACTTACTATGTTTTACATTCTGTTAGGTATTTCACTTGTTGGTATTGTATTCACAGAAGTTTCTAAAATCTTTAAATAATAGTTTTTATGGGAAGAAGTAAAAGACAATCAGCCGAAGTAAATGCCGGCTCAATGGCAGACATCGCATTCTTGCTACTCATATTCTTCCTGGTAACTACTACAATTGCTTCTGATAAGGGTATTTATGTACAACTTCCTCCTAAACCTGAAGATCAGGTGGATGTTAAGTTGAACGAAAGAAACATCTTTAATATCCTTATTAACTCAAAAGACATGATGTTGGCTGAAGATATGCCAATGGAGATCTCTGAGTTGAGATCAGAAGTTAAAAAGTTTGTTACCAATAATGGAAAGGATCCGAAATCTTCGGAAAGCCCGTCTAAAGCAGTAGTTTCTTTAAAAACTGACCGTGGTACAAGCTACGAAATGTATATTTCTGTAGTGGACGAACTAAAGTTAGCTTATAACGAACTAAGAGCTGGATATCTGGGAATAACTGTTGAGGAATTTGTGAACTTAGACAGAGAAACCCAGGAGGGAGAAGATATGTACGATAGAGCTAGAGAAGCTTTCCCGTATCAGGTGTCAGATGCTGAACCTTCTGATATTAGTAATTTCCAATAATTCATTCTTTAAAAAACAGGTATTATGGCAAAGTTTAAAAAGAAAACCAATACCAGTCAGGAAATTCCTACTTCTGCATTACCCGATATTATCTTTATGTTGTTATTCTTCTTTATGGTAACAACAGTAATGAGGGAAACGGACTTACTTGTAGAAAATAAATTACCAAGTGCTACTCAGTTAACTAAACTTGAGCAAAAGTCTTTAGTAAGTTATATATACATAGGTAAACCAAAAGATATTCAGAAATACGGTAAAGAACCTCGTATACAGGTTAATGACGTTTTGGTTGAACCAGATGAAATTCCTCAGTTTGTTTTTGCAGAAAAAGAAAAACTAGATGAGGTAGAAAGAGATAAAATAACCATGTCTCTAAAAGTTGATAGGGATGCTAAAATGGGTATTATTATCGACGTAAGGCAGCAACTTAGAGAAGCAAACGCGTTGAAAGTAAACTATTCAAGTACACTTAGCGCAGACGCTATACTTTAAAAATATAGTGACTAGTCCTAAAAAATCGATACAGATTTTAAGATAAAATTAAGTAGCATCGGGAATAGACTCGGTGCTATTTTTCTTTCTATAGTTCTTAATCTTGACTTTGTTTTGTTGATGCATAAAAACTGGAGTGTTCATCCAACAGCTCCAATGTGGCCGATCATGTTTGTAAATATAAATACTCTGTTCTATAAGTTTGTCCATTAGCTCTATATCTGACGTAGTAATTCCTAAGATAAATTCGTGTTTTAAAATGCCATTCCATGGGGGCCATTTACTCTTTCGGCTATTGCATTTTGATATGGATCATAACTTTCTGTCATGCTGCAAGCAATTTCAGTACTATGAAGTAGCTGCTGATAGGTATCACAACAGTACTGTACTCCTTGCAGGCGCCCTTTGTCTGAATGATGAATCAACTCCCTTTTAGGATATTGTCGGTTGGTAATTGCCATTTGAAGAGCTTCTACAGCTCCTGATGCATCTAGGCTATTTGATACATTATATCCCATAATCTGCTTAGAGTAGGCATCAGTTACTAATGATAAATACATCGGGTTTTCCCTTGTGCCAATGTAAGTAATGTCGGATACCCAGACTTGCTCAGGCTTATCGATATAAAAATTTTCGATAAGGTTTTTATGCTTTCTAAATCGATGGTGAGAGTCTGTGGTGACATGGTATTGCTTCATCGGGACTATTTGTAAATGGTTAGCTTTCATAATGGAGAATAACCTATCTCGACCAACACCTAACTCTCTGAGCTGTTCATAGAGCAAATGATATAACTTTCGTGTGCCAATTCGTGGCATTTTCAAGCGTACCTCTTGTACCATAGCAATTACTTGTGTGGCTATTTCTTGTTTTAACCTCCTCCTTTTGATAGAGCGGTAGTAAACCTGCCTACTGATCCCCAACAGTTCACAAGCCCGTATCACACTCCCTTTTTGTTCAACCTTGAATCGATCAACTGTTGAGGTAAAGACTTTTTTCTGATGGGTATTTTCAGCTCAGCTTCAGCAATATCTATCATCATATCAAACAGGATCACTTTCTTGTCTGAATCTTCAAGTCGCTTCTCTAGAGATGCTTTTTGTTGTTCTAGTAAACGGACTTTGTCTTCTAGCTCCAAAAGCTTTTGATCTGGGGATTTTTCCATTTTCAAATGTGATTTATTCTCCCAATCTAAGTTACCAAATTTTAGCAGCCAAGTTTTTACCGTAGCATTTCCTTGAATACCATATTTTCGTTGAGCCGCTTTTATTCCCAAAAAGCCGCTCTCTATTTCTTGAACAACCTGCAATTTAAAAGCATAACTGTAATCGCGTTGTGTGCGCTTAACATACTGGGGTTCATTGTCTTTCTTCATAGTGTTACTTTTTGTGTAACGCTTATTCAGGACGGGACAACTAATACAAAAAAAGAGGTCATCTTTTAATTAAGGTGGCCTCTTTTTTTGTGTCAATTATTGTAATTCTATTCTAAAGAATTCTTAATAAAATCATCAAATTTTAAAATAGAATTACTTTTTATAAACTTTTTTTATATAATATGTTTTATTGAAAAAATATATGATAGAAAATTTTCTTTATTTAATATTAAGTTTCTGATTATCAATATTATATAGAAAATTTTTTTAATTGAAATATTTTATTTACTTCGCGGAAAATATCGAATATTAAATATCGTTGTTCGGATTTGATGACATAGTAATTTAAATATTACAATTAGAATCAAATATTATTTGGAACTAACAAATTAATTTAAAATTTAATTATAAGTATTATGTATTGGACATTAGAATTAGCTTCATTTCTTGAAGATGCACCATGGCCGGCTACTAAAGATGAATTGATCGATTATTCTATTCGTACGGGTGCTCCTATGGAGGTAGTAGAAAACTTACAGGAATTGGAAGATGATGGCCAACCTTATGAAAACATAGAGGAAATTTGGCCTGATTATCCAACTAAAGAAGATTTCTTTTTCAATGAAGATGAGTATTGATTTTTTAATCAATACATCATCTCTTAGTGATACACAGAAGTGTTGCGAAATATTTTTTATTAAGTATTAGAGTTTAACATTGAGTTTGCAAAAATAAGATCCTCAGGAGTGGTAATTTTTATATTTTGATAGGAACCATCAATTAAATTGATCTTATGGCCCGCAAACTCCAAAACAGATGCATCATCGGTAAAAAAGTCTTGCTCTTTAACAAAGTACGCTTTTTTTATTAAGTCTGATTGAAAGGTTTGAGGTGTTTGAATTAATCTAAACTCGGCCCGATTTTCAGCTTTGTTAAAGTCTGGAGTTACTTTTCTTATAGAATCTTTTAAGGGAACCGAAACGATTGCGTTCCCTTTTTTTGCTGCAACTTCATACGAGAGGTTGATAGTCTCTTCTAACACAAATGGACGTACACCATCGTGTACTGCAACTAAACTTTTATCGCTTACACCTTCAAGCCCATTTTTAACTGATTGAAATCTTGAT
It includes:
- a CDS encoding asparaginase → MTRYYKTVNINTAIQKGLRGSVLVIYTGGTIGMDYDEQTGSLIPFDFEKVIEKVPELKRFEFQLTVLSFSKLIDSSDININHWLELSRIIYDFYDDYDGFIILHGTDTMAYSASALSFLLQNLSKPVIFTGAQLPIGASRTDARDNLVTALEIASAKHEGKALIPEVCIYFDHLLLRGNRAKKVQNFNFTAFESANYPALAVAGIHIEYNLALIKEQADQPLKIYNKMDNNIAVLKIFPGITYNMMKPLLDNPNIKGVILETFGSGNAPTSSWFLNLISETIEKGIHVLNVSQCSGGSVAQGKYITSKYLEDLGVIGAADMTFEAAITKMMFVLGNNTDNDVIKELLVNPMVGECS
- a CDS encoding MotA/TolQ/ExbB proton channel family protein; protein product: MKKLFSLLFLLCALTFGLTSVSTAQDETATEDTTAMADDSTAVSTTETASTMEEEAPIVEEEEAEPQTFHQIVKEKFIEGDWRFMSPVLLCLILGLAIALERIISLNLATTNTKKLVAQVDQAITEGGIEAAANVTKSTKGPVASIFTQGLMRMSEGIEMVEKSIIAYGSVEMGKLEKGLVWISLFISLAPMLGFMGTVIGMIGAFDAIEAAGDISPSLVAGGIKVALLTTVAGLIVAIILQLFYNYCVAKVDSLVNEMEDASISFVDVLVKHKVAANS
- a CDS encoding ExbD/TolR family protein codes for the protein MGRSKRQSAEVNAGSMADIAFLLLIFFLVTTTIASDKGIYVQLPPKPEDQVDVKLNERNIFNILINSKDMMLAEDMPMEISELRSEVKKFVTNNGKDPKSSESPSKAVVSLKTDRGTSYEMYISVVDELKLAYNELRAGYLGITVEEFVNLDRETQEGEDMYDRAREAFPYQVSDAEPSDISNFQ
- a CDS encoding IS3 family transposase, which translates into the protein MGISRQVYYRSIKRRRLKQEIATQVIAMVQEVRLKMPRIGTRKLYHLLYEQLRELGVGRDRLFSIMKANHLQIVPMKQYHVTTDSHHRFRKHKNLIENFYIDKPEQVWVSDITYIGTRENPMYLSLVTDAYSKQIMGYNVSNSLDASGAVEALQMAITNRQYPKRELIHHSDKGRLQGVQYCCDTYQQLLHSTEIACSMTESYDPYQNAIAERVNGPHGMAF
- a CDS encoding 2-C-methyl-D-erythritol 4-phosphate cytidylyltransferase translates to MQLNFKKYAVIVAGGSGSRMNTRTPKQFIRLKDKVILMHTIEKFKQADNNTEIILVLPDNHIETWNKLVAEYLFNVPHKIYKGGASRFQSVKNGLEGVSDKSLVAVHDGVRPFVLEETINLSYEVAAKKGNAIVSVPLKDSIRKVTPDFNKAENRAEFRLIQTPQTFQSDLIKKAYFVKEQDFFTDDASVLEFAGHKINLIDGSYQNIKITTPEDLIFANSMLNSNT
- a CDS encoding transposase, with product MKKDNEPQYVKRTQRDYSYAFKLQVVQEIESGFLGIKAAQRKYGIQGNATVKTWLLKFGNLDWENKSHLKMEKSPDQKLLELEDKVRLLEQQKASLEKRLEDSDKKVILFDMMIDIAEAELKIPIRKKSLPQQLIDSRLNKKGV
- a CDS encoding ExbD/TolR family protein yields the protein MAKFKKKTNTSQEIPTSALPDIIFMLLFFFMVTTVMRETDLLVENKLPSATQLTKLEQKSLVSYIYIGKPKDIQKYGKEPRIQVNDVLVEPDEIPQFVFAEKEKLDEVERDKITMSLKVDRDAKMGIIIDVRQQLREANALKVNYSSTLSADAIL
- a CDS encoding DUF2795 domain-containing protein; translation: MYWTLELASFLEDAPWPATKDELIDYSIRTGAPMEVVENLQELEDDGQPYENIEEIWPDYPTKEDFFFNEDEY
- a CDS encoding alpha/beta hydrolase, with translation MKNKIWLLIPVVILLLAIIFFMGNRPNVSNLNPKISDIKEIVPNELDKQITDKEATITGLKDKNESKIFWKNPETKEKTPYSIVYLHGFSASYGEGNPVHRKTAQYFGCNLYVPRLYKHGIDEKNALLDFNSEAYIESAKEAIKVGKQIGEKVIVMGTSAGGMLAIYLAAKNPDLIEALILYSPLVDFYDDDIHLLNLPWGLQIGQMVTGSDIVNITTKNEMQKQFWTTQYRLEAVVNLVSLNEAIMKPAIFNEIKCPVFLGYYYKDEENQDKVVSVPAMLEMFDELGTPENLKQKVAFEDAKEHVICSEIVSGNWQRVMDSTHYFLAFTLNLNPADELEEDVLELLED